The following nucleotide sequence is from Psychroflexus torquis ATCC 700755.
ATGGTTAATAATTCAAAACACATCCAAGAAGGTGGGTTTGAAGGTGTATCGTAATTATCTAAATAATGTTTAATAAATACCTCTGGTCTTTTTTTTTCTTTTGCCCTTGAAATAATATTTTGAAAATCTGAGTATGGGTCTATAGTAAAACCTGCCTTTACTGTAAAAGGTTGTATAAATAAATTTTGGTCGTCTTGCCAATGGCTGTTATTGTGATGTGTTGCCATACAATAAATTATTTGAGTACGAATAGCAACTTCTATTCGTTCTATAGCATCAAAAACTAATAAGCGTAATTCTCTGTCAAAAGAATACGTATCAATAATTTGCTTAAAAGTAGTGCCGGCATCAAAAGTATCTTTTGTTTTTTGATACGGTAAAAAATAAGCGCTTAGCCTATAATAACTTATTTGAGAAAGATAATGCAATGCCTTATCATCATCTGAAATGGTAAGTTTACGGTCTTTTAATTTTTGTAATTGCTGGGTAAAAGACAATGGCTTTTTATCGTATATTTTTCCTTTGTCATCATCTGAAACGATACCTTTTGTGTCTTTTAAACTTTGTAATTGGTCGGCTAAAGACAATGGGGTTTTATTGTAGGCTTTCTTTTTCATACCCCTGTATAAAAAGAGAAACCTCCTAAGTGTGCTACCGGAGTAAGCCTAGGAGGTGTATTATTGTTACTATAAAATAGTGTCTTGTTGAATAATCTGAAGTTAGTTTTAACAACTATACTAACAGATAACAATACTGCAAAAGTACGATATAAATTGACATTCTGCTGAATTATGGTCATTATTTTTTGTTTCATAGTTTTATATGACTTTTATTTTACCCGTAACCACATCATTTATCACCGTTTTACGCAACTCTTTTAGGTGGTTTATTTGTCTTTCTATATTGCTTACTATCGCATCTATTGTACTCGTTTTTTCATCTAAATAGTTGGCTATGGCTGTTTGTTCTGCTTTAGTTGAAGGAATAGTAATTGAAAAGTTGTTTACTTTTTCAATTTTTAAATTAATTCGTGTAAAGCCTTTTCCTTGAATAACCATTTTGTTTCTATTATCATCACTTAATAAAAGGTAATTGATAAAGAAAGCATCTACATTGGTGTTTGTAATTCTAAACCCTTTGCAAAAACTGTTTAAGTATGTTTCTGGTATATCTTCTTTAAGTACTGCTGACTTTCCAATATCTTCGTATCCTTCTGAACTCATTAAAAAGAATAAGTCGTTTTTTTGTACTTTATTTTGATTTTCTGTTGGGCTAATAATAACCTTGCTCAAGTGCTCTACATCTAAATATGTGTTGTTGGCAATATTAGTAAATGGTATAAAACCTCTATTGTTAGGGTCTTTTTCTTTTTTAAAATCATCACCGTTTTTCCCTGATAAACCGCTATAAATTTGCCCAATATCTTTTAACCTATAAGTTTTCCAAATGGTGTTTTTATCTAAACCATCTGTAACCGTTTGGTTAATTAAAGATTTTCTTAACTCTTTATATTTATCAGTTTTTTTGGTAAGTAAGTTTATCTTTTGGTCTATTGCTGTTGTTTTTTTGTCTAAGTAGTTTGCAATGATTGTTTGTTCTGAAAGTGGTGGGCATATTTTTAACAAACTATTCAAACGCTCCAAATTAAGGTTGTCTTGTGTATTTGTAATTTTAACTGTATCAAGTTCACTTTTAGTAACAGATAAAAGGTAATAGTAAAAGTTTATGTTGTGTTTTGTATTAAAAGCAACTAAACTATCAGGAAAATAAGCATCAAACCCAAGTAAGGCTACATCTCCAATATTTGCAGCAATAGTCATCACTAAAGTTCCTTTTTTAAATTGCCTACTAACTTTAATACCATTTTCATTTAACACTTGTTTGTATTGTAAAACGTATTTAGAAGATTTTGCTACATCACCTGTTTGTAAAAAAGGAAATGTGCCATTATTATACATTCTTTGGTCATTTCTTGGTCTATGCGTAAATTTCCCTCTAACAAGATTAAATATTTCTTTTACTCTTTTTACTTCCCAATGCACTGGAATCTCACCCAACCATTCAATACCACTATCTTTATATGTATCATATTTTATCATAGTGCTAATTCTTTTTCTAAGTCTTGCAAATCATTTTCTAAACTATTTAAATCGGCAGTAATTGTGCTAACTGTTCTTAGTATTTCGGATTTATAAAACACTTTGTTAAAGTTGAGTTCTACACCTACTACATTGTCTATATACTCAAAAGGTTTGGTAATATATTTTGCCATAAAATTGGCAATGTTTTGTTGGTTGGTTGCTTCTATGGGTGCGTAGTTTATAATCTCATAATCTTTTTGTAGGTCTTTGGTTAAGGTTACGGCTACTTCTATTTTTGCTTCCCTTGTTTTGGTGGCTTTTTTATAACTTGCTTTTACTACTATTTTGCCATTTCCTAATTCGGTTTCTACTTGTTTTTTAGTCGTTTCTATAATGGTTTCTATGCTTGTGTTATAAGTATATGCATTACCATTGGTATCTAATACTGCAAAAGCATCTGCTTTGTAATTGAACTCGGCTACATAGTTTTTGTAATGTTTATCGTAATATTCTTTTAGGTTTTGGTATTCGTCTTCTGGGTATTCGGTAGTTTCCATTTGGTTAATGGCTTTCATTCCATTTTCTTTAAATGAATCTAAAATTAGTACACTACTGGCATCTATTTTAATGCTTTTTTGCTCAACCAATTCGCCTTCTCTATTTTCTTTGGTAGGCATTGTTATCGATTTTCCGTTTTCATCTACATTGGTAAGCATTATACTTTGTTTGTTGAAATAGAACTCCCATTTGTCGAATATTTTGGTGTACTCATTCTCTTTATAATCGGTAAATGCTTTTACAATTTCGGCTCTATTATCGGCATTCATTTTCTTACGCTTTTTCCCTTTCGATTTTTTTAATTTTTCAAATAAATCACTGGCATTTAAAAGCATTACTTTGTCTTTTCTGTCTGCTTTTTTATTTTTATTGAATACCCATAAGTAGGTGTAAATACCTGTATTGAAAAACTCGTCTGTAGGCATTTGTATAATTGCTTCTACCCAATCTTGCTCAAAAAAGTGTTTACGTATATTACTTTCGCCACTTCCTGCATCACCACTAAATAAAGTAGAACCATTGTGCACCACTACTGCAAAACCATCATCTTCTAATTGATATAAAATGTGTTGTGTGAATAGAAATTGCCCATCAGAAATAGAGGGTAAATCAATAAATCGTTCGGTAGTATCGTTTTCTATATCTTTTTTAAACCCTTTCCAATCAACACCATAAGGAGGATTGGCTACAATAACATCAAAACGTTTTTCTATAAAATTAATATCGGTTAAGGTGTTCCCATATTTTATAGTAGAATCTTGTCTAAATCTACTTTCTATTTTGGCTAAAGCGTATAAACTATCGCTCCAATCTTCTCCGAAAGTAGAGGTAGGTCTGTTAAATTCTTTGTTTATTTTATCTTCTACACCAAATAGTAAGTTACCACCACCACAAGTAGGGTCGTAAATACTTAAAAATTGTTCGTTATCTTCTATCCGTGTAGCAATGAGTTCTGTAATAAGCGAGATAATATCGTCTGGTGTATATTGTTCTCCTGCTGTTTCGGCAGATATGTCTGCCCATTTACGTTTTATATGTTCTTCAAGCGTAGTAATCTCGGAATTGTTATAAGGTGTTAGGTCTATAGCACTCCAAGTTTTAACGGTATTAAAAAGTATTCTTTTCTTTTTGAGCAAACCACTAATTCCAGAAATATCTAAAAACTTTTCTTCTTCAGTTCCTTTATCTACACCCAATAAATATTTGGTTTCGGCATCAAAAGACTTAATGTAAGATTGAAAATCTACATCAAAGGTTTTATCGTTTTTACAAATGTCTTTTAATGATTTTCCTTCACGAATTACAAAATCGTTATAGCCTAATCCTTCTAATTGAAAAATCTCTACAAACTCATCCATATTGTCTTGACTTTCGCCATCATCAACCATTCTTTTAGATTCTCTTATTAATCTACTTTCTACCATTAGTAAGGCAAAGAAAGGCATCATATATTTAGGGAAATCACTTGTTTTTATTCCTGCACCCCTTAGTAGGTCAGCAGTTTCCCAAATTTCTGATTCGTGTTTAAGTATGCTCATTATTTATTTTTTATAGTTTTGTTTACCTTTTTGATAGCAAGGTCTAAAATTTCTAATCCGGTTTCTTCTTTATTCGCCATATCAAAAATCTTATCTGCCAACCAAATACTTTTTAGTTCTTGTAAATCAATTTTTAATACCTCTGCAATTTTTTCTACTTGTTCAATTCTTGCAAAACGGTCACCTCTTTCAATTTTACTTAATAAAGCCATATCCATATCTAAAGATGCGGATAGGTGTCTGAGAAGCATTTTTTGCTCTTCTCTTTTTGTTCTGATTAATTCTCCAAAAGATTTCATATCGATTGATTGTTATGTTATTTATTGACTTGTCAGTATGTGAATAGACACTTACTGACAAATATACAAAAAGTTAACAGATGAAAAAGATGATTATGTAAATATTGTAAAGTAGAGTAGAATCTAATTTGTCTTTTTGTAAAGTCCAAAAATGTTGTTGTACAAATGTAGATTATGAAAGTTTATTTGAGTGGGTGGCGTTGGTAAGGGCAAGCTCTTTTTATTTTGTGAGGCACGAGCAAAATGAAATGTGCTTGACCGTGTGGTGGGTTTTTCTTTTTTTTCAGCTTGCACCTAACATCCGTATAAACCCTATTCAAATCTTTAGTACAGGGTATATATCTGTTAAGTACCATGTTTTATTTTCAACTAAATTAGTACTTTCATATATAGTATCCATTGGACTTTTTATTATTCTCTAAAACTCTATTCTATTATACAACGGTTATTTGTAGAGCTAATGATTTATGGGTTTATCTCCTTATGAGGGTTTAAATGAATTGATTTTAAAATAGCTAAACAGTTAAGGCCACCTATAACAGCTATTGAAATGATTGTTTTTCAATTAGAGAAAGATATTTTTAGATTTCTAAATAATCACTTTTCTAAATTTGAGAAGCTATAAAATTAAGGCAGTCAGTAAAGAAATTGACTTTAGTTTCTATTAAATTTTAAAGATGAGTAATTTGATTAAAAAAAGGAATTTTGAAGAATGAAAAAAAGTAAATTTTAGCTAAAAGTGTAAGATCTTTCAAAGTGGCACCATCACTCCAAAATAGCTAAGCAATCTGTTATACCAAATTAGACTTATAATGACGCAATAAATCGTTTTACCGATACGAATTCGGCACAGGCTTTTTTCGCCTGCTTTTCATCAAAAATAATCACCGTAGCTAAGGCTATGTTAGTTATTTTTGATTTCAATCAATCAAAAAACCTGTGCTGAGCCACGTCATAGTATAACTCAATTTATTCATACGGCATTATAAATATAATTTGGTATTATTTTTATGTTCGTTTAATGCCTGCAAACCTACCTGCCGGCAGGTACAACAAATCTTGCAGAGATCTTTATCAAAGAATAGTAGCCAAAAGGAAGAGAAAAAATTAGCATTAATTGCGGACTGTAATAAGCTGTTGAACCAAGCTTTTGTAATTGCTAAATCAGGCACGCCGTATGATGAAAGTTACGTTTCTGTGTTGCCTAAATAAATAGAGAAAAAAAATAAAAAAAGCTCAAAGAATCAGTTTTATGAATCCATGAGCCTAGAACAATAGGACCTCAAAATTAATGGAAAAAAGAGTTGTTTTTACCTCAGTTCTTTGTTACGCGTTCGTGTTTTTTTTTAATTATCGTCTTCAAATCCGAGTAGAGATAAGTTGAAGCAATTGCCATCGCACCTATTCCTGCTCCAGCTGATTTCCAATTGACTGGATTGAAAATCATGTAAATACCAAAACCAATGAGAAACAAACAGAAGGGATAAGCGAAAAATCGAATTAGAAATTTCTTTAAAGTCCACTCTTTTTCTGCTTTCTCTGTCTTTTCTTGAAGAGGAATATCTTTCTTGAGGTCAACAAGGTTTTTGAGAAAAGTGTCAATATTTCTCTTATTCCAACCAAATGAAGCTACAGAACTTAACTTGTTAGGGTCGCAAATACTGTTCAATAGAAGTCGGTCTTTGTCTTTGATTATGGTAATCATTTCTCCCCAACTGCCTGGCCAATTCCAAGGTCGATATGCTCGGAAAATATTTTTGTTGTTGGGTTCAATTTGCCATTCATATTCCTTGGCTGTTCTTTCAATGGCTTCGTAAAATTCTTGGTCTGTGTGTTCAACTTTTACTTCTCTAAATCTCAGTCTTCTTTTTTGAATAAAGTAAAATACTATAGCAGGGATTAACCATGGCCAAGTTGTTGAAATGAGTTCGTCTGCAGATCTCACACCGTCATAACTGTCCGTAACGTAGATTTCAAATAATGAGAAAAGAGTAAGTCCTGGAATTAGAAGAATGAAGATCACAATGAAATAGTGGTCAATAGTTTGCCAACGACTTAGTTTCAGCCGTTTTGTTTGTTTCATTATGTTAATACACTCTTTGTTCATTGGTTTATTTTCATGAAGCACAATGTTTAGCTAAACGCATGCGTCCCGTAGGGCATGGTGTTTAGGTTTTGTTGTGTGGTCGGCTTTTATTTTTTTCAATCTATTGGTTTCCATTTTCCTTTCTTGAAAAATAAGTTGTGAAATTTTGGCGAGTTAAACACCAAATAAAAACTCCAAGCATTTCTGTATGTTGTCGGATTACTTGTCAAAATATGTTGAGTGGGTTGTTCCATTTCAATTATAAGTCGTTCTGAGTTATAATTCTTAGGGTCGGTCGTTTTGATAGTCCCTTGATAGGTTTTTAATGTTTTCTGTTTGTCCGTGACGTAGAAATAAATAGAGTCTGCATCAGTAATTTCAAATCTAAAATGGTTGTATTGCCAATCAGTTTGTTCGCCTCTAAAATAATCTCTATTAACTACATATTCTCCATAATAGTCATCTTTGTTTAACTCTGTTTTTGAGGTCAACCAATTAATAATACCTACGAGCAATATAAGTCCAAATATTCCTAGCCAAATAAAACCAAGTATTTTTCCAATCAACAATTTTCTGGATAGTAACCAAGCTATTAATAGTATTCCTGTTAATGGAACAAGAATGAAAATCAAGAATAAGTTAAATCCAAAGCCCATATCAATTTCTTAGGTGTCTTTTTTTAGTGGCAGCATAACGACCTGGCTATGGTTAGTGCTGGGTTGAAAAGTAGTGAACTTTTGAAAAAGCACTCAGCCAAACTTTTTATTTTATCTTCTTATCGGTAAAGTCAAATCAAAAAAATGGCGGTCTTCTCAAATCTACCCTAGCTTTTAAACTTAACACTTTCCGCCCTATTTGTTTAAGCCGTTGTTGAACATAGGCTTTTGCGTTCTGCTTATCAATTCCCTCGTATTGAGTGGTATATTCGCAATTCATTATTTTTGGAAATTAATAATTCGTCAAGCTAAATTCGACAGTTGGATTTTCAACTCCCTTAAATGCCCTTTAGATTTTGTTTTTTTCCGTTTAGTATCTCAATAACTTTTTTCGCTTTCTCAAAATCCGCATCTATCAGCCATATTTTTAAATTCTGATTTGCCATTTCGACTTCCAGATTTGCTTTATCCTTAAACTTTCCACCTCCTGCGATTCCAGTAAATAAGTCCACAATAATGGTGAAAGTTGAAAATAACCAATTCGTTTTTTCTGCATTTAATTTGACTTTTTTTATATGTCCGAATGAGTAGATTCCACTGTTTTTGGGTTCGGAAGCATCAATAATTTCAAACTCGTTCTGATTCAGAATTATTTTAAGTTCAGGTTTATTTCTTAATTCAACAGTTTCTTTCATTTTGCAGTCTTTTAGCTTATGCACAACTTGATGTGTATAATCAGGTAACTAATTTAGTAAACAAATACGGACTAGAGAAAATTCGGAAGGAATTTCCAGATAAGCAGTGTCCAAAGCAACTCGCCAGAACGACCCTATCGGTCTGGTTAATTATATAACGAGTTACCTGCTGTACTTTATTTTCTTTTTTTCAGATGCCACTCGGTTAATTTCCAATCTTCGTCTTCATCAATACGATAATCAAAATTCCGAATATGGTCTTCTCGTTCTATTAAGTCAGTAAGAAAGTCATTCGTAATTACTGGGTTAAAAATCCGCCATATTAATTCGCGAGTTTTATTCCCCGTAATTCTTGCGAGAAAAAGTCCGTTTGGTTTTTTCTTATCAGCTCCTTTTATTTTGTCATCGAGAAAATCGCCAAATTTGTCCAATATTTCAACTTCTTCTCGTGATGGCATTCCATTTTCGATTAGCTTTTCACATTGCACCATTACCGAACAATGCCAAACAAAAACTTCTTTCGGTTTAAATTCTGATAAACTTTTATTCACAACTGCAATACCTGGCAATCCATCTGTATTAAAATTGAGAACTTGATACTGTTGCTTTGGAATTATGACTCTAAAATCTTTGTCTTTAACCATTCTGATAGGTATTTCAGGTAACCGTATGGATAACACAATAAGTTGCGCTATCCATTTTATCAAATAATTAACATAAGAACTTTTTATCGTCTTACTATTTTTAACATTAAAGACATGCTTTAATAAACTATGAAATCTCAGGAGTAATTAAACTACCTCTCAAATCACAATATTAGAGTACACTCTATTATAAATGCTTAAAGAATAACCTATTAGCACTTATAGATACGTTGAATTATAGCAACTAATAGGCAACCAAAAACTTTGCAATTTATTATTTATGTGCAGTTTTAATGCTTGTAAATACAACAAGGCTTGTAGAGATCTTTATGAAAGAATAGTAGCCAAAGGAAAGAGCAAAAAAACAGCACTAATTGCGGTATGTAATATGCTATTAAAACATGCCTTTGCCATTGCAAAATCAGGGTTGATGTATGATAAAGAATATAAAAGTACTCTAGTAAAAATTAATGAGTTTTTACTTGTTTTTCGCCACAGTACTTTGTTGGCAAATCGTTATTTTATGTAGTTTGTCCGTTTAAAATTCTTTTCAGGTCATTAATAGACTTTTCCTTTTCGCTATTAAATCCGTAATGGACTAATCCAATTCCAAACGCAATCATAATTAAGGGAAAAATCAATAGAAAAGGATTCGTTCCTTGATTTACAACTCCTATAATCCCCATAACAAATGCAAATCCGATGAAAGTCAGCCAAAATATCATAAATACAATTACAAAAGTGTTAACTTTAAGATTCGCAATTAATTTTGTTCCGTTTATATTTGATTGAATTTGACCTTTAATTTGAGGAAGGAATGAATTTCGTCCAGTTATTATTCGTTGTATTTCAAACCTGTCTTGCTCAAAAATTCCTTCAAAAAGTTTGTTTTCTTTCGGTTTATTAAATCCAATAGTCAGTCCTTTTTTTGCTCGAATATTTTCCGTCAAGATTTTTCTAACTTCCGGATTGGAAAGTGTTGTCAATATTTCAATTTTATCTGATGGAATTATCTTCATTTAATTTTTCTCAAATGTTTGCCAACATCAGTATAAACCCTATTCAAATCTTCATTATAGGGTATATATCTATTTAGAACGTTGTTTCGTTTTCATCTAAACTAACACTTTCATTTATAATATCCAACGAACTATTTATCAATCACTAAAACTAGAGCATATCATCCAGCGTTTATTCGTAAAGCCATTGTATTATGGGTTTATCTTCTTATGAGGGTTTAAATGAATTGATTTTAAAATAACTAATCAGTTAAGGTCACCCATAACATCTATCGAAATGATTGTTTTTCAGTTTAAATTTTACTTTTCTAACACTATAAAAACTTTGGATTTAACATTTAGTAGCTATTTGCTCCGCTAGATGTTACCCACTGTTATTTCGTTATATTGATCTTTTAATTATTTTTTATCCTTCTATTTACTTCTTTTTTAAGTCCATCATTCTTAATATTAATATCGTACCCATATTTATCAAGCCAATCCTTTTTAGCTCGTTGATATTCCCTCATTACCTCTGGCAAAGTTGACAAATAGGCCCGTATTAAATTTCTTAATCTTGGCAAGCCCGTTAACCCTTCGGAATCCGTTATGATAGATTCGATTAACGAGTTATCAAGACGCTCGATAATAGATTGCGCATAGTAAACCCTGGTTAATGACTTTGCAAATTCAAATTCTACGTTATCTATTATATTTGAGTTGAGATATGTTTGATATGCCGTTGAACGTAGGAGCGGTGTCTGTAACCCTTTCCAATTTGTTAAATCACTACCATCTAGTTGCATCCAATTGGAATCGCTTAGTTTTCTTAAGCTATCAATTTCTGTCAGCAAATTAGTATGATATTCAAATATAGATTCAATTCTGATATGATTATACCTCATTTCGGAAGCAATATATTGTATGGAAATTTCCAGAGTTTCTGCATCTTTTTGTGTTTCTCGATATTCTGTAAGCCAGAAAGCAAAAAAGACACTTAGAAAAATTAGGAAGCCTTGGATTAAATGATCGCTCACCCTTTGGCTTATCTTCAATTTAATTTTTTTATATTTTGTCATAAATCAATTTTGTTTTTGCCTGTGTTGAACAACCTAATTTTTAATAAGGGGCAACTTGATAAGTATGGTTAGTTTACGTGGTTAAGTAACTAAATTAATAAACAAAGATGAACTAGAGAAAATTTTGAAGGAATTTTCAAATTAGACGACAACAAACAATGACTCACAGACATTGTTATGCATTTTTATTTCATTTAAATAGTATTTTACATGTTTGTTTTTAGGGTTTTAAATAGAGTTCTATTTGCAAAAGGGGGACTAAGTTTATAATCCTCCATTTCAAATGCGCATTCAGTCAAGTATGATCGTAAATATATTCACCCTACATATACGCTTCCGATTATTATTTTTGATAAAAAGCAGGCGAAAAAAGCCTGTGCCGAATTCGTTTCGGTAAAACGATTTATTGCGACATTATAGGTTTAATTTGGTATAAAACTCTATTCAATTATCCAAATTCACAAAACCAGTCTAATGGGTAGTCAAAATTTAATATCTTGGGTTTAAATTTAGGTTTCATGTGTTTCCATACCTCTCAAATCCAAAAGGTAGAGCAAATCGAAAAGCAATATAAGGTCA
It contains:
- a CDS encoding DUF695 domain-containing protein produces the protein MVKDKDFRVIIPKQQYQVLNFNTDGLPGIAVVNKSLSEFKPKEVFVWHCSVMVQCEKLIENGMPSREEVEILDKFGDFLDDKIKGADKKKPNGLFLARITGNKTRELIWRIFNPVITNDFLTDLIEREDHIRNFDYRIDEDEDWKLTEWHLKKRK
- a CDS encoding helix-turn-helix domain-containing protein encodes the protein MKSFGELIRTKREEQKMLLRHLSASLDMDMALLSKIERGDRFARIEQVEKIAEVLKIDLQELKSIWLADKIFDMANKEETGLEILDLAIKKVNKTIKNK
- a CDS encoding restriction endonuclease subunit S, with translation MIKYDTYKDSGIEWLGEIPVHWEVKRVKEIFNLVRGKFTHRPRNDQRMYNNGTFPFLQTGDVAKSSKYVLQYKQVLNENGIKVSRQFKKGTLVMTIAANIGDVALLGFDAYFPDSLVAFNTKHNINFYYYLLSVTKSELDTVKITNTQDNLNLERLNSLLKICPPLSEQTIIANYLDKKTTAIDQKINLLTKKTDKYKELRKSLINQTVTDGLDKNTIWKTYRLKDIGQIYSGLSGKNGDDFKKEKDPNNRGFIPFTNIANNTYLDVEHLSKVIISPTENQNKVQKNDLFFLMSSEGYEDIGKSAVLKEDIPETYLNSFCKGFRITNTNVDAFFINYLLLSDDNRNKMVIQGKGFTRINLKIEKVNNFSITIPSTKAEQTAIANYLDEKTSTIDAIVSNIERQINHLKELRKTVINDVVTGKIKVI
- a CDS encoding Abi family protein, whose translation is MKKKAYNKTPLSLADQLQSLKDTKGIVSDDDKGKIYDKKPLSFTQQLQKLKDRKLTISDDDKALHYLSQISYYRLSAYFLPYQKTKDTFDAGTTFKQIIDTYSFDRELRLLVFDAIERIEVAIRTQIIYCMATHHNNSHWQDDQNLFIQPFTVKAGFTIDPYSDFQNIISRAKEKKRPEVFIKHYLDNYDTPSNPPSWMCFELLTIGELSNIYRGLKNKDDKKRIASEFDLHPTIFTSWLHSLTYVRNICAHHSRLWNKDLAVEPERLKKPVGDWLSDRYSNNNKRTFYLLSVIKYFLARVNPNNSLTKKLEALIAKYPNIPVQYIGIPTDEDGNLLEWKEEAIWK
- a CDS encoding HsdM family class I SAM-dependent methyltransferase, yielding MSILKHESEIWETADLLRGAGIKTSDFPKYMMPFFALLMVESRLIRESKRMVDDGESQDNMDEFVEIFQLEGLGYNDFVIREGKSLKDICKNDKTFDVDFQSYIKSFDAETKYLLGVDKGTEEEKFLDISGISGLLKKKRILFNTVKTWSAIDLTPYNNSEITTLEEHIKRKWADISAETAGEQYTPDDIISLITELIATRIEDNEQFLSIYDPTCGGGNLLFGVEDKINKEFNRPTSTFGEDWSDSLYALAKIESRFRQDSTIKYGNTLTDINFIEKRFDVIVANPPYGVDWKGFKKDIENDTTERFIDLPSISDGQFLFTQHILYQLEDDGFAVVVHNGSTLFSGDAGSGESNIRKHFFEQDWVEAIIQMPTDEFFNTGIYTYLWVFNKNKKADRKDKVMLLNASDLFEKLKKSKGKKRKKMNADNRAEIVKAFTDYKENEYTKIFDKWEFYFNKQSIMLTNVDENGKSITMPTKENREGELVEQKSIKIDASSVLILDSFKENGMKAINQMETTEYPEDEYQNLKEYYDKHYKNYVAEFNYKADAFAVLDTNGNAYTYNTSIETIIETTKKQVETELGNGKIVVKASYKKATKTREAKIEVAVTLTKDLQKDYEIINYAPIEATNQQNIANFMAKYITKPFEYIDNVVGVELNFNKVFYKSEILRTVSTITADLNSLENDLQDLEKELAL